The following proteins are co-located in the Alphaproteobacteria bacterium genome:
- the trpE gene encoding anthranilate synthase component I, translated as MKTEPDFSAFAEKYESGAPQVMWTEFVADLETPVSAMLKLAEGRPNSFLLESVSGGSIRGRYSFIGLKPDLIWRCTGETAEINRNARRDPDRFTPFPGPVLDTLRTVIDESAIDLPEGLPPMAAGLFGYMSYDMVRLMEKLPDNNPDVMGLPDGIFLRPTIIAVFDTIADVMTIVTPVRPQPGLDARAAYVQAEERLYDVLADLERPHPRRGGGAPIKHAAPVPVSNMARADYHRMVERGRDYIHAGDVFQVVLSQRFEVPFTLPPFTLYRSLRRLNPSPFLFFLDFGNFSIVGSSPEILVRLRDDTVTIRPIAGTRKRGRNAAEDRALAEDLLSDPKELAEHLMLLDLGRNDVGRVSKIGTVKVTEQFAIEHYSHVMHIASHVDGEISPEYDALKALAAGFPAGTVSGAPKVRAMEIIDELEPERRGIYSGCIGYFGAGGDMDTCITLRTAIVKDGTMYIQAGGGIVADSDPEMECQECENKARAMIRAAEEAVRAATEGNS; from the coding sequence ATGAAAACCGAACCCGATTTTTCGGCCTTCGCGGAAAAATACGAGTCCGGCGCGCCGCAGGTCATGTGGACCGAGTTCGTGGCCGACCTCGAAACCCCGGTATCCGCCATGCTGAAGCTGGCGGAAGGACGGCCGAACAGCTTCCTGCTGGAATCGGTCTCCGGCGGGTCGATCCGCGGCCGCTATTCCTTCATCGGGCTGAAGCCGGACCTGATCTGGCGCTGCACCGGCGAGACGGCCGAAATCAACCGCAATGCAAGGCGCGACCCCGACCGATTCACGCCCTTCCCCGGCCCGGTGCTGGACACGCTGCGCACCGTGATCGACGAATCCGCCATCGACCTGCCGGAAGGCCTGCCGCCGATGGCCGCCGGACTGTTCGGCTATATGAGCTACGACATGGTCCGGCTGATGGAAAAGCTGCCGGACAACAATCCGGACGTGATGGGCCTGCCGGACGGCATCTTCCTGCGGCCCACCATCATCGCCGTCTTCGACACCATCGCCGATGTCATGACCATCGTCACCCCGGTGCGCCCGCAGCCCGGCCTCGACGCCCGCGCCGCCTATGTCCAGGCCGAGGAACGCCTGTACGACGTGCTGGCGGACCTGGAGCGGCCGCACCCCCGTCGCGGCGGCGGCGCGCCGATCAAACATGCGGCGCCGGTGCCCGTCTCCAATATGGCCCGCGCGGATTACCACCGCATGGTCGAACGCGGCCGCGACTATATCCATGCGGGCGACGTGTTCCAGGTCGTGCTCAGCCAGCGCTTCGAGGTCCCGTTCACCCTGCCGCCCTTTACCCTGTACCGGTCGCTGCGGCGGCTGAACCCCTCGCCCTTCCTGTTCTTCCTCGACTTCGGCAATTTCTCCATCGTCGGCTCCAGCCCGGAAATTCTCGTCCGGCTGCGCGACGACACGGTCACCATCCGCCCCATCGCCGGCACCCGCAAGCGCGGCCGCAACGCGGCGGAGGACCGGGCGCTGGCCGAGGATCTGCTGAGCGATCCCAAGGAACTGGCCGAACACCTGATGCTGCTGGATCTCGGCCGCAACGATGTCGGCCGGGTCTCGAAGATCGGCACGGTCAAGGTAACCGAACAGTTCGCCATCGAGCACTATTCCCACGTCATGCACATCGCCAGCCATGTGGACGGCGAGATTTCGCCGGAATACGACGCGCTGAAGGCATTGGCCGCGGGCTTCCCGGCGGGGACGGTTTCCGGCGCGCCCAAGGTCCGCGCCATGGAGATCATCGACGAACTGGAGCCGGAACGGCGCGGCATCTATTCCGGCTGCATCGGCTATTTCGGCGCCGGCGGCGACATGGACACCTGCATCACCCTGCGCACCGCCATCGTCAAGGACGGCACGATGTATATCCAGGCCGGCGGCGGCATTGTCGCCGACAGCGACCCGGAAATGGAATGCCAGGAATGCGAGAACAAGGCCCGCGCCATGATCCGCGCCGCGGAGGAAGCCGTCCGCGCCGCGACCGAAGGCAACAGCTGA
- a CDS encoding peptidyl-prolyl cis-trans isomerase, giving the protein MLEALRQGVRSWYFKGLLVILISSFAIWGIGDIFRGGPSGGAVISVGDREIGPSELYNSFRLRLSQISRRLGNDISIEQAQQLGLVEQTVEALTTEALYEVEADDLGIVISDAALSRQIREQAAFQDSRGQFDRARFEQVITANGMTESGFVTQLRKEFIRDQVLRSLAGSLPESRQLSQTLFNWRQERRVAEYVVLKKDTIAEIATPDDTVLRSYYTDNPARFTAPTYRNVTFVHLTTADAKADVTIPDDELRQAYENRIDIYTQPDRRTVQQIILPDEAAAKDALAKLAEGREFVAVAKEVAQQDPDTTNLGDVTANDLPESMSEAIFALGEGETSAPIEGPFGWYVIRVTDVKPASIRPLPEVADELRQELSADKAVDVLFSLSNALEDALGSGATLEEAAATIGVPSVTVDAIDANGRGVDGNPVPAAPQGSDLATHAFETPIGEESPLIETGGGGYLVVRVNSEQPSAVRPFETVRDEVIAGWKAEQRNLAAEKRAETVTARLNEGATLTQIAEEFNLDAPVTSAAFTRDGADAGADISRALASDLFALKPGGAAFGNSPDGHTVAVLREIRPADAVAEKAAYDAFKERIATDLASDIIVQYANALRQRYPVEIDRRAVDNLFLQN; this is encoded by the coding sequence ATGCTCGAAGCCCTGCGGCAAGGCGTTCGATCCTGGTACTTCAAGGGACTTCTCGTCATTCTGATCTCCAGCTTTGCGATTTGGGGTATCGGCGACATATTCCGGGGCGGCCCGAGCGGTGGCGCGGTCATATCGGTCGGCGACCGGGAAATCGGCCCGTCGGAACTCTACAATTCGTTCCGCCTGCGGCTGAGCCAGATTTCCCGCCGGCTCGGCAACGACATTTCCATCGAACAGGCGCAGCAGTTAGGACTGGTCGAGCAGACCGTCGAGGCGCTGACGACCGAGGCGCTTTACGAAGTCGAAGCCGACGACCTGGGTATCGTCATCAGCGACGCGGCGCTGAGCCGCCAGATCAGGGAGCAGGCGGCGTTCCAGGACAGTCGGGGACAGTTCGACCGAGCCCGGTTCGAGCAGGTCATTACCGCGAACGGCATGACCGAATCCGGGTTTGTCACCCAATTGCGCAAGGAATTCATCCGCGACCAGGTCCTGCGCAGCCTCGCCGGCAGCCTGCCGGAGTCCCGGCAACTGTCGCAGACGCTGTTCAACTGGCGCCAGGAACGGCGCGTCGCGGAATATGTCGTTCTGAAGAAAGACACCATCGCCGAAATCGCCACGCCGGACGATACCGTCCTGCGCAGCTATTATACGGACAACCCCGCGCGGTTTACCGCGCCGACCTATCGCAATGTAACCTTTGTGCATCTGACGACGGCTGATGCGAAAGCCGACGTCACCATCCCGGACGACGAACTGCGGCAGGCCTATGAGAACCGGATCGACATCTACACGCAGCCGGACCGCCGGACCGTGCAGCAGATCATCCTGCCCGACGAGGCTGCGGCGAAGGATGCCCTGGCCAAGCTTGCCGAAGGCCGCGAATTCGTGGCGGTGGCCAAGGAAGTCGCGCAGCAGGATCCGGACACGACCAATCTGGGCGATGTCACCGCGAACGACCTTCCTGAAAGTATGAGTGAAGCCATTTTCGCCCTCGGCGAGGGGGAAACCAGCGCCCCGATCGAAGGCCCCTTCGGCTGGTACGTGATCCGCGTCACCGATGTCAAACCGGCATCCATCAGGCCCCTGCCGGAAGTCGCCGATGAACTGCGGCAGGAGTTGTCGGCTGACAAGGCGGTCGATGTCCTGTTCAGCCTGTCCAATGCGCTGGAGGATGCGCTCGGCAGCGGCGCCACCCTGGAGGAAGCCGCAGCGACCATCGGCGTGCCCTCCGTCACCGTCGACGCCATCGATGCCAATGGACGCGGTGTGGACGGCAACCCCGTCCCCGCAGCGCCGCAGGGTTCCGACCTGGCGACCCACGCATTCGAAACACCGATCGGCGAGGAAAGCCCGCTCATCGAAACCGGCGGCGGCGGATACCTGGTCGTACGCGTCAACAGCGAACAACCCTCGGCCGTGCGGCCGTTCGAGACAGTCCGTGACGAGGTCATCGCCGGCTGGAAGGCCGAGCAGCGCAATCTGGCGGCGGAAAAGCGGGCGGAAACCGTGACAGCCCGGCTGAACGAAGGCGCGACGCTGACCCAGATCGCAGAGGAATTCAACCTCGACGCGCCGGTCACCAGCGCGGCTTTCACCCGCGACGGGGCCGATGCGGGCGCCGATATTTCCCGCGCCCTGGCGTCGGACCTGTTCGCCCTCAAGCCCGGCGGCGCCGCCTTCGGAAACTCCCCGGATGGCCATACCGTCGCCGTGCTCCGGGAAATCAGGCCCGCCGACGCGGTGGCGGAAAAGGCGGCCTACGACGCCTTCAAGGAACGCATCGCCACCGACCTGGCCAGCGACATCATCGTGCAATACGCCAATGCGCTGCGGCAGCGCTACCCGGTCGAGATCGACCGGCGCGCCGTCGACAACCTGTTCCTGCAGAACTAG
- the tpiA gene encoding triose-phosphate isomerase: protein MDQNRKALIAGNWKMNGLKADTAALARGIAAGAGRISCDLLVCPPALHLADVADALGNSGVALGGQDCHDAVNGAHTGDISAEMLADRGCRYVIVGHSERRTDHGETDAVVRAKAEAAHRAGLVAVVCVGETEAQRDAGQADAVVAGQLSGSLPAQADAANTVIAYEPVWAIGTGRTPTPDEVQAIHGHMRQHLQATHGAAFAGAVRLLYGGSVKPENATTLMALADVDGALVGGASLKPDDFLAIAASCA, encoded by the coding sequence ATGGACCAAAACCGTAAGGCCCTGATCGCCGGCAACTGGAAAATGAACGGCCTGAAGGCGGACACCGCCGCGCTCGCCCGTGGCATCGCCGCTGGCGCGGGCCGCATATCGTGCGACTTGCTGGTCTGTCCGCCGGCGCTGCATCTGGCCGATGTGGCGGATGCCCTGGGGAATTCCGGCGTTGCGCTGGGCGGACAGGACTGCCACGACGCGGTCAACGGCGCGCATACCGGCGATATCAGCGCGGAAATGCTGGCGGATCGCGGCTGCCGCTACGTTATCGTCGGTCATTCCGAGCGCCGGACGGATCACGGTGAAACGGATGCGGTTGTCCGGGCCAAGGCCGAGGCGGCGCATCGCGCCGGTCTGGTGGCGGTGGTCTGCGTCGGTGAAACAGAGGCGCAGCGCGACGCGGGCCAGGCGGATGCGGTCGTCGCGGGCCAATTGAGCGGATCCCTGCCGGCGCAGGCCGACGCGGCGAACACGGTCATCGCCTATGAACCGGTCTGGGCGATCGGCACGGGGCGGACGCCGACGCCGGATGAGGTGCAGGCGATTCACGGCCACATGCGACAGCATCTCCAGGCGACGCACGGCGCGGCCTTCGCCGGCGCGGTGCGGCTGTTATATGGCGGCTCCGTGAAGCCCGAAAACGCCACAACATTGATGGCCCTGGCCGATGTCGACGGGGCGCTGGTCGGCGGCGCCAGTCTCAAACCGGATGATTTTTTGGCAATAGCGGCCAGTTGCGCCTGA
- the secG gene encoding preprotein translocase subunit SecG — protein sequence METILLVIHLMLAIALVITVLLQRSEGGGLGIGGGGGGGMMSVRGTANLLTRATAVLAGLFMLTSLSLAILASHKSAPESILDQPPATTAPAVPETREGEVPISR from the coding sequence ATGGAAACCATTCTTCTGGTCATTCATCTCATGCTGGCGATCGCGCTGGTTATTACGGTCCTGCTGCAACGCAGTGAAGGTGGTGGCCTGGGCATCGGCGGCGGCGGTGGCGGCGGGATGATGAGCGTTCGCGGGACGGCGAACCTGCTGACGCGAGCGACGGCCGTGCTGGCGGGACTGTTCATGTTGACCAGTCTGTCGCTGGCAATCCTGGCCAGCCACAAGTCGGCGCCCGAATCGATACTGGATCAACCGCCGGCTACCACGGCGCCGGCGGTGCCGGAAACCAGAGAGGGCGAAGTCCCGATTTCACGCTAA
- a CDS encoding CTP synthase, giving the protein MTRFIFITGGVVSSLGKGLSSAALGALLQARGYRVRLRKLDPYLNVDPGTMSPYQHGEVYVTDDGAETDLDLGHYERYTGVSARRSDNVTTGRIYSNVIARERRGDYLGGTVQVIPHVTDAIKEFVVSDLDDEDFVLCEIGGTVGDIEGLPFLEAIRQLGNELGRNRTLFIHLTLVPFIPSAGELKTKPTQHSAKELLNIGIQADMLLCRCDREIPEDARRKIGLFCNVGERRVIQALDVDTIYQVPIAYHEQGFDTEVLDHFGLLEEGADTIDLSRWQEVVRRVREPEGEVTIAVVGKYTNLLDAYKSLGEALGHGGIANNVRVRLNWLESEIFESEDAAYYLEECNGILVPGGFGSRGAEGKIMAARFARERNVPYFGICFGMQMAVIEAARNLLGIEDASSSEFGPCEHSVVGLLTEWSRGNTVERRSASGNLGGTMRLGAYPCVLTPGSRVAEIYDGRREIGERHRHRYEVNTAYKDRLEQRGVKFSGMSPDGVLPEIVEIPDHPWFVGVQFHPELKSKPFDPHPLFRSFIKAAVDQSRLV; this is encoded by the coding sequence ATGACGCGATTCATCTTTATTACGGGCGGCGTGGTTTCCTCACTGGGTAAGGGCTTGTCGTCGGCGGCGCTGGGCGCGCTGTTGCAGGCGCGCGGTTATCGGGTGCGGCTGCGCAAGCTGGACCCGTACCTGAATGTCGATCCGGGTACGATGAGTCCCTATCAGCACGGCGAAGTCTATGTCACCGACGACGGGGCCGAAACCGATCTCGATCTTGGCCATTACGAGCGCTATACCGGCGTGTCGGCGCGGCGCAGCGATAATGTGACCACCGGCCGGATCTATTCGAATGTCATCGCCCGGGAGCGGCGCGGCGACTACCTGGGCGGCACGGTCCAGGTCATTCCCCATGTGACCGACGCCATCAAGGAATTCGTCGTCAGCGATCTGGATGACGAGGATTTCGTGCTCTGCGAAATTGGCGGCACGGTCGGCGATATCGAAGGGCTGCCGTTTCTGGAGGCGATTCGCCAGTTGGGTAACGAGTTGGGCCGTAACAGGACGCTGTTTATCCATCTGACGCTTGTGCCCTTCATTCCCTCCGCCGGCGAACTGAAGACCAAGCCTACCCAGCATTCGGCGAAGGAACTGCTGAATATCGGCATCCAGGCGGATATGCTGCTGTGCCGCTGCGACCGCGAAATCCCCGAGGATGCCCGGCGCAAGATCGGGCTGTTTTGCAATGTGGGGGAACGGCGGGTCATTCAGGCGCTGGACGTGGATACGATCTACCAGGTGCCGATCGCCTATCACGAACAGGGCTTCGATACCGAGGTGCTGGACCATTTCGGGCTGCTTGAGGAAGGCGCCGATACCATTGACCTGAGCCGCTGGCAGGAAGTCGTCCGTCGGGTCCGCGAACCGGAAGGCGAGGTGACCATCGCGGTGGTCGGGAAATATACCAACCTGCTTGATGCCTATAAGTCGCTTGGCGAAGCGTTGGGCCATGGCGGGATCGCCAATAATGTCCGTGTCCGGCTTAACTGGCTCGAATCGGAGATATTCGAGAGCGAGGATGCCGCCTATTACCTGGAGGAATGCAACGGCATTCTGGTGCCTGGCGGTTTTGGCTCGCGCGGTGCGGAAGGCAAGATCATGGCCGCGCGCTTTGCGCGCGAGCGCAATGTGCCCTATTTCGGAATCTGTTTCGGCATGCAGATGGCGGTGATCGAGGCTGCCCGCAACCTGCTGGGAATCGAGGACGCCAGCTCCTCGGAATTCGGGCCCTGCGAACATTCCGTGGTCGGGCTGCTCACGGAGTGGAGCCGCGGCAATACGGTCGAGCGGCGCAGCGCCTCCGGCAATCTGGGGGGGACGATGCGGCTGGGCGCCTATCCTTGCGTCCTGACGCCAGGGTCGCGGGTTGCTGAAATATATGACGGGCGGCGCGAAATCGGCGAACGTCACCGCCACCGCTATGAGGTGAATACCGCTTACAAGGACCGGCTGGAACAGCGCGGCGTGAAGTTTTCCGGGATGTCGCCGGATGGCGTCCTGCCGGAAATTGTGGAGATTCCGGACCATCCGTGGTTTGTCGGCGTCCAGTTCCATCCGGAACTGAAATCGAAGCCGTTCGATCCGCACCCGTTGTTTCGCAGTTTCATCAAGGCGGCGGTCGATCAGTCCCGCCTGGTATAA
- the kdsA gene encoding 3-deoxy-8-phosphooctulonate synthase: MTIRHVPVGALTIGNDLPLTVLAGPCAMESRDHALKTAAALKDIADRVGFGLIYKSSFDKANRTSAKSARGIGLDKALSIFADIRNAIGCPVVTDVHEPHQCASVAEAVDVLQIPAYLCRQTDLLVAAAETGRAINIKKGQFLAPWDMANVVEKCTSAGNENVMMCERGASFGYNTLVSDMRSLPIMAATGFPVIFDATHSVQQPGGQGATSGGQREFVPVLARAAISIGVAAVFMEVHEEPDRAPSDGPNMVRLDDFEALMETLMAFDRMAKANPIAIN, translated from the coding sequence ATGACGATACGCCACGTGCCTGTTGGCGCCCTGACCATCGGCAACGACCTGCCCCTGACGGTTCTCGCCGGTCCCTGCGCCATGGAAAGCCGCGACCACGCGCTGAAAACGGCCGCGGCCCTGAAGGATATCGCCGACCGCGTCGGGTTCGGGCTGATCTACAAGTCCTCCTTCGACAAGGCGAACCGGACCTCGGCAAAGAGCGCGCGCGGCATCGGGCTCGACAAGGCGCTGAGCATCTTCGCCGATATCCGGAATGCGATAGGGTGCCCGGTCGTGACCGATGTCCATGAGCCGCATCAATGCGCCTCGGTGGCGGAGGCGGTGGACGTGCTGCAGATCCCGGCCTATCTGTGCCGGCAGACGGACCTTCTGGTTGCCGCGGCCGAAACCGGACGCGCGATCAACATCAAGAAAGGCCAGTTTCTGGCGCCCTGGGATATGGCGAATGTCGTCGAAAAATGCACGAGCGCCGGCAATGAAAACGTCATGATGTGCGAACGCGGCGCCAGCTTTGGCTACAATACGCTGGTCAGCGACATGCGCTCCCTGCCGATCATGGCGGCGACGGGGTTTCCTGTTATCTTCGATGCGACCCATTCGGTGCAACAGCCGGGCGGGCAGGGCGCGACTTCCGGCGGGCAGCGCGAGTTTGTGCCCGTCCTGGCTCGCGCGGCGATCTCCATCGGCGTCGCCGCGGTCTTTATGGAAGTGCACGAGGAACCGGACCGGGCGCCCTCTGACGGACCGAACATGGTCCGACTGGACGATTTCGAGGCCTTGATGGAAACGCTGATGGCGTTTGACCGGATGGCCAAGGCAAACCCGATAGCAATCAACTGA
- the eno gene encoding phosphopyruvate hydratase, translated as MTDISDIQAREILDSRGNPTVEVDVLLDSGAFGRAAVPSGASTGSHEALELRDGDARFDGKGVQKAVAAVNGEIFDLLSGMDADDQVHIDSLMIELDGTPNKGRLGANAMLGVSLAVARAAAMDSGLPLYRYIGGAYARTLPVPMMNIINGGAHADNPVDIQEFMIMPVGAESIAHAVRMGAEVFQALRKALRDAGHNTNVGDEGGFAPTIGSTDEALGFVLKAIETAGYRPGDDVMLALDCAASEFYRNGKYVLAGEGSTLDSDGMVKYLADIVARYPIVSIEDGMDEGDWAGWAALTQELGGKVQLVGDDLFVTNPEFLSRGIAEGVANSILIKVNQIGTLSETLETVEMAHRAAYTSVISHRSGETEDTTIADLAVATNAGQIKTGSLSRSDRLAKYNQLIRIEEQLGDSAQYAGRSVLRG; from the coding sequence ATGACCGATATCAGCGATATTCAGGCCCGTGAAATACTCGACAGCCGGGGTAATCCGACGGTGGAGGTCGATGTCCTGCTCGACAGCGGGGCCTTCGGGCGCGCCGCGGTGCCGTCCGGCGCGTCGACGGGCAGCCATGAGGCGCTGGAACTGCGCGACGGCGACGCGCGTTTCGACGGCAAGGGCGTGCAGAAGGCGGTCGCCGCCGTCAATGGGGAGATTTTCGACCTGTTGAGCGGCATGGATGCGGATGACCAGGTCCATATCGATTCGCTGATGATCGAACTGGACGGTACGCCGAACAAGGGGCGGCTGGGCGCGAATGCGATGCTGGGCGTGTCGCTGGCGGTGGCCAGGGCGGCGGCGATGGATTCGGGCCTGCCGCTCTATCGCTATATCGGCGGAGCCTATGCCCGCACGCTGCCGGTGCCGATGATGAACATCATCAATGGCGGCGCCCATGCGGATAATCCGGTCGATATCCAGGAATTCATGATCATGCCGGTCGGCGCCGAAAGCATCGCCCATGCGGTTCGGATGGGCGCCGAAGTGTTCCAGGCGCTGCGCAAGGCGCTGCGGGATGCCGGGCACAACACCAATGTCGGGGACGAAGGCGGTTTCGCGCCGACCATCGGTTCGACCGACGAGGCGCTGGGCTTCGTGCTCAAGGCGATCGAAACCGCCGGCTACAGGCCCGGCGACGATGTCATGCTGGCGCTCGATTGCGCCGCCAGCGAATTCTACAGGAACGGGAAATACGTGCTGGCGGGCGAGGGCAGCACCCTCGATTCCGACGGCATGGTGAAGTATCTGGCCGATATCGTCGCCCGCTATCCCATCGTCTCGATCGAGGACGGGATGGACGAAGGGGACTGGGCCGGCTGGGCCGCGCTGACGCAGGAACTTGGCGGCAAGGTGCAGCTTGTCGGCGACGACCTGTTCGTGACCAATCCGGAATTCCTCAGTCGCGGCATCGCCGAAGGGGTCGCCAATTCGATCCTGATCAAGGTGAACCAGATCGGCACCCTGTCGGAAACCCTGGAAACGGTCGAAATGGCGCATCGCGCCGCCTATACCTCGGTCATCTCGCACCGTTCGGGCGAAACGGAGGATACGACCATTGCCGACCTTGCCGTGGCGACCAATGCGGGGCAGATCAAGACCGGGTCGCTATCGCGGTCCGACCGGCTGGCGAAATACAACCAGTTGATCCGGATCGAGGAACAGCTTGGCGATTCCGCGCAATATGCGGGAAGGTCGGTATTGCGCGGCTGA
- a CDS encoding enoyl-CoA hydratase/isomerase family protein: MTAYEHILLDIEDGVAVITMNRPEVLNAMNRKLCGELHDAVTRMSVDDDIGCIVVTGSGEKAFSAGGDIHEQRSDDAKYSQAELDAMNAKRGPWNYEISACAKPIIGMMNGLAYGGAAVLSSSLDFRIGCEDTKFRFLAAAYGRINSSWTLPNQVGWPMAKELLFSARVVQAEEAYRIGLLNHLVPRAELRAKTMEIAGTIARNDRKAVMGLKELLLQGHGENLRRQYDHEVNYTRNVLRGAKAEDAFPDFIARKGRAL; this comes from the coding sequence ATGACCGCCTACGAACACATTCTGCTGGATATCGAGGATGGCGTCGCGGTCATCACGATGAACCGGCCGGAGGTGCTGAATGCGATGAACCGCAAGCTTTGCGGCGAATTGCATGACGCTGTGACGCGGATGAGCGTGGATGACGATATTGGCTGCATTGTCGTCACCGGATCCGGGGAGAAGGCGTTTTCCGCCGGCGGCGATATTCATGAGCAGCGTTCCGACGACGCGAAATATTCCCAGGCGGAACTGGACGCGATGAACGCCAAGCGTGGCCCCTGGAATTACGAGATCAGCGCCTGCGCCAAGCCGATTATCGGCATGATGAACGGGCTGGCCTATGGCGGGGCGGCGGTATTGTCGTCTTCGCTGGATTTCCGCATCGGCTGCGAGGACACGAAATTCCGTTTTCTGGCGGCGGCTTACGGGCGTATCAACAGCAGCTGGACCCTGCCGAACCAGGTGGGTTGGCCGATGGCCAAGGAATTGCTGTTTTCCGCCCGCGTCGTGCAGGCGGAGGAAGCCTACCGGATCGGCCTGCTGAACCATCTGGTGCCGCGCGCGGAACTGCGCGCAAAAACGATGGAAATCGCCGGTACGATCGCGCGGAACGACCGCAAAGCCGTGATGGGGCTGAAGGAATTGCTGTTGCAGGGTCATGGGGAAAATCTGCGTCGGCAATATGACCACGAGGTGAATTACACCAGGAACGTGCTGCGCGGCGCCAAAGCCGAGGACGCCTTCCCGGATTTCATCGCCCGCAAGGGAAGGGCGCTGTAG
- a CDS encoding enoyl-CoA hydratase-related protein, with product MADYEYLKVERDGKLTIITINRPEVYNALHPLAHWEFDTVFNEFAADPEQWIAILTGAGDKAFSAGNDLKFQAEHGYGMKRPESGFAGITHRFDLDKPVIAAVNGFAMGGGFETALACDLIIAAENAVFALPEPRVGLAALGGGLHRLPRMIPRKLALGMILTGKRVSAAEGQNLGFVNEVVPQGEALDGAKRWAAQILECSPLSIRASKQAVYRGLDAPNLEEAIRTVWPAVQTMRDSEDFVEGPRAFSEKRPPNWKGR from the coding sequence ATGGCGGATTACGAATATTTGAAAGTCGAGCGCGACGGCAAGCTGACGATTATCACCATCAACCGCCCGGAAGTGTACAATGCGCTTCATCCGCTGGCGCATTGGGAATTCGACACGGTCTTCAACGAATTCGCGGCGGACCCCGAGCAGTGGATCGCTATACTGACAGGCGCCGGCGACAAGGCCTTTTCCGCCGGCAATGACCTGAAATTCCAGGCGGAACACGGGTATGGCATGAAGCGGCCGGAATCCGGGTTTGCCGGCATCACCCACCGCTTCGATCTCGACAAGCCCGTTATCGCCGCCGTGAACGGATTCGCCATGGGCGGCGGGTTCGAAACAGCACTGGCCTGCGACCTGATCATCGCCGCCGAAAACGCCGTATTCGCACTGCCTGAACCCCGGGTCGGACTCGCGGCGCTGGGCGGCGGGTTGCATCGCCTGCCCCGCATGATCCCGCGCAAACTGGCCTTGGGCATGATCCTGACAGGGAAGCGGGTTTCCGCCGCGGAGGGCCAGAATCTCGGCTTCGTCAACGAGGTCGTGCCGCAGGGCGAGGCGCTGGACGGCGCGAAGCGCTGGGCCGCGCAGATCCTGGAATGTTCGCCGCTGTCGATCCGCGCCTCCAAGCAGGCGGTCTATCGCGGACTGGACGCGCCGAACCTGGAGGAAGCGATCCGCACGGTGTGGCCCGCTGTGCAGACGATGCGCGACAGCGAGGACTTCGTCGAAGGCCCCAGGGCCTTTTCCGAAAAGCGCCCGCCGAACTGGAAGGGCCGCTGA
- a CDS encoding septum formation initiator family protein: MVVLDQIKRQAVKLTGTALCALVFAYFAYGTVQGDRGLLAYYSMSLELERAETTYRELRETRLALEQRVSLLRLDSLDLDMLEERARLLLDYVRPGDFIVLLPGADDSLPR, encoded by the coding sequence ATGGTGGTGCTCGATCAGATCAAGCGGCAGGCTGTGAAGCTCACGGGGACAGCCCTGTGTGCACTGGTCTTTGCGTATTTCGCTTATGGGACCGTTCAGGGGGATCGCGGCCTGCTGGCGTATTATTCCATGTCGCTGGAACTTGAGCGCGCCGAAACGACATACCGGGAACTCCGAGAAACGCGACTGGCGCTGGAACAACGGGTGAGCCTGCTGCGGCTGGACAGTCTAGACCTCGATATGCTGGAAGAACGGGCGCGCCTGTTGCTCGACTACGTCAGGCCCGGCGATTTCATCGTTCTTTTGCCAGGGGCGGATGACAGTCTGCCGCGATAG